Proteins from a single region of Thermodesulfatator atlanticus DSM 21156:
- the cbiM gene encoding cobalt transporter CbiM: protein MHISEGVLAAPVLIAGAAATTVGTFLGLRKLSPERIPQVALLSAAFFVASLVHVPLGPSSVHLVLNGLVGIILGLATFPALLVALFLQAILFQFGGLTTLGVNTFNMAFGGVVVYYLFRPLIYLFRPLIKSQKPLLVGIGAFLSGALAILISGILVALELVFTGESFYTSAKLILAAHLPVMLIEGIITVLLVSFLKKVRPEIFLKEE, encoded by the coding sequence ATGCATATTTCAGAAGGAGTGCTTGCTGCTCCGGTCTTGATTGCCGGAGCAGCAGCCACAACCGTGGGAACTTTTTTAGGTTTGCGTAAACTTAGCCCGGAAAGGATTCCGCAGGTGGCGCTTCTTTCTGCGGCTTTTTTTGTGGCTTCGTTGGTTCATGTGCCTCTTGGGCCAAGCTCGGTCCATCTGGTGTTAAACGGTCTAGTAGGCATAATCCTTGGGCTTGCTACTTTTCCGGCACTTCTGGTAGCGCTTTTTTTACAAGCAATTCTTTTCCAATTCGGTGGTCTAACAACCCTTGGGGTAAACACCTTTAACATGGCCTTTGGGGGTGTGGTGGTCTATTATCTTTTTAGACCCCTTATATATCTTTTTAGACCCCTTATAAAGAGTCAAAAACCTCTTCTAGTTGGTATAGGGGCGTTTTTGTCCGGGGCCTTGGCCATTTTGATAAGTGGCATATTGGTGGCATTAGAGCTCGTTTTTACCGGTGAAAGTTTTTACACCTCAGCCAAATTAATTCTTGCAGCCCATCTACCCGTTATGCTCATCGAAGGAATCATTACCGTCTTGCTGGTGAGCTTTCTCAAAAAAGTCCGTCCTGAAATTTTTCTCAAGGAGGAATAA